Part of the Miscanthus floridulus cultivar M001 unplaced genomic scaffold, ASM1932011v1 fs_170_1_2, whole genome shotgun sequence genome is shown below.
CACCGGGCGTGGCACATCCTCCAGGCGGCACGTGGCACAATAGGGACATCCCGCAAGACTACACTCGGGtcaaggtgcataccgtgaagcctgagttcatgacttggaagatagaacaccctactcctgaggggctcgtgttactcagagacgtcatgaaccagttcatcctctggcacagacGGGACATTGTATTGACCGAGTCTTCGCCAACTCCGACTGAAGTTCATCCTCTAGAGCGACCTGTCGAGGACGGGGAGGTATACTCAccggcccatgaccatgaccaccacatgctagagacttctccaccttgtaccgagcaagggcatgatgtcatgccacatccttctccaccttgtaccgagcatgggcatgatgacatgccatgtccttctccagctcgtaccgaacaaaggcatgatgagatgcaacatccttctcaacaagcacagccgatacatgaacaacaagtgtctcatgaaTAGCAATTGCCTTGTGAACAGCCGATACGTGAAGAACAAGTGCCCCCTAGAGCAGatgatgcacaagttgacaaggacgtGCCCAAATGGGAAGCTCAaaacaaaatcccaatcaagataaggccatcgtaTGTGGGCATTAATGACATCTCATCGTTGCACAAGTGGatggcccatgaccagttcaagcctaagaaccaagtaaaagaattcagagcaccagcatctgaggagggcaccactagcaaactgcacaaaggatttaacaagtatccagctgttgataacctcaaatggtcaaatgattgcccggataaatatgaaaaaggcaagaacttcctaccaaaccgagtcatACATTGCTTGCCATGTGGAATGAGAAAGTTCtacgattggtacttgcgtgctcagataacagaactagaaatcttacaagcatggatccctgatggcacatttggagccccaggtgggcaaattgccgttgagtttaaggatatccaggcatgcttccacctcggacgaatggaaatgaatctaattcgcatgtggtgcctgtaagtccttgccctctcgatatgatatgaatgtaatattttgattttgttgtaactaacccgcgccgtgatttgtagaatgcaagcggaCTTTGTGAGAAAGAGGCCAACTCTAAaacacgggtatatagacccttcacctatagcatcaacaaattt
Proteins encoded:
- the LOC136530651 gene encoding uncharacterized protein, with the translated sequence MGRQNVIIEVAPGVAHPPGGTWHNRDIPQDYTRVKVHTVKPEFMTWKIEHPTPEGLVLLRDVMNQFILWHRRDIVLTESSPTPTEVHPLERPVEDGEPIREEQVPPRADDAQVDKDVPKWEAQNKIPIKIRPSYVGINDISSLHKWMAHDQFKPKNQVKEFRAPASEEGTTSKLHKGFNKYPAVDNLKWSNDCPDKYEKGKNFLPNRVIHCLPCGMRKFYDWYLRAQITELEILQAWIPDGTFGAPGGQIAVEFKDIQACFHLGRMEMNLIRMWCLMQADFVRKRPTLKHGYIDPSPIASTNFNYPKEWKLDCKELGAGKTVKEKEDIRNKKILEESLKVAAYITLCFKNLQQHNTIWIPYHFKDHWICIDVWLSHSMAWVFDSADFPIETYKDFIAIVKTAFRHYVQEHKG